The following proteins are co-located in the Pararge aegeria chromosome 3, ilParAegt1.1, whole genome shotgun sequence genome:
- the LOC120635881 gene encoding probable NADH dehydrogenase [ubiquinone] iron-sulfur protein 6, mitochondrial: MKIITKMNAVIKTRPVIKYVPCTFGTTNSAIRCITNKSEDVTTHTGQKWDADDYRLARFSLAAKQVNPNWAIKLIEQVPPKEVTNRVVWCDGGSGPEGHPRVYINLDKPGNHSCGYCGLRFVKKDH; the protein is encoded by the exons ATGAAGATCATTACAAAGATGAATGCAGTAATAAAAACGAGGCCCGTTATTAAATATGTTCCCTGCACTTTTGGAACAACCAATAGTGCAATTCGTTGCATAACAAATAAAAGTGAAGATGTTACCACTCATACAGGCCAA aaatggGATGCTGATGATTATAGACTTGCAAGATTTTCTCTAGCTGCAAAACAAGTTAACCCCAACTGggctattaaattaattgaacaGGTACCACCAAAAGAAGTAACCAACCGAGTAGTATGGTGTGATGGAGGTAGTGGTCCAGAGGGCCATCCTCGAGTATATATAAACTtg gATAAACCTGGAAATCACTCTTGTGGATATTGTGGACTAAGATTTGTCAAAAAAGACCACTAG
- the LOC120635894 gene encoding UPF0184 protein AAEL002161 — translation MAGTDDNKPTDNEGENNSLETDDEQNENVREEYDMLDSKLDELNQALDILEQKNDDIHSRLLELLQSNKDIREQLKHQHTENNK, via the exons ATGGCTGGAACTGATGATAACAAGCCAACAGATAACGAAGGTGAAAATAATAGCTTGGAAACTGATGATgaacaaaatgaaaatgtacGAGAAG AATATGACATGCTGGACTCTAAGCTGGACGAGTTAAATCAGGCACTGGATATTTTGGAACAAAAAAATGATGATATTCATTCAAGATTGTTAGAACTCTTGCAATCTAATAAAGACATTAGGGAGCAGTTAAAACATCAGCATacagaaaataataagtaa